Proteins found in one Deltaproteobacteria bacterium IMCC39524 genomic segment:
- a CDS encoding TetR/AcrR family transcriptional regulator, translated as MPVSKQLSSPLHLSPKPSLRVTKSERTRTAILNAALDFVWVHPFHEMTVSSLMDSTGVSRATFYQYFSDLHELMETLLDFLQEEIFVAAAPWISGTGDPVSLMYEALDGLVRVCYERGPLLKAIFDSATADKRFENAWEKFLGGFDDAGCARIKADQEQGLIPDFDPYSVMFALNRLDAYTLISAFGQHPRKEPEPIREALARIWASSLYGAEYIGTGSSTLNRT; from the coding sequence ATGCCAGTCAGTAAGCAACTATCGTCTCCTCTTCACTTGAGTCCTAAACCTTCTCTCAGGGTAACTAAATCCGAGCGCACACGTACTGCAATCCTCAATGCGGCATTGGATTTTGTCTGGGTGCACCCGTTTCACGAAATGACCGTCAGCTCATTGATGGACTCAACAGGAGTGAGCCGTGCGACATTTTACCAGTATTTCAGTGACCTGCATGAATTGATGGAGACCTTGCTGGACTTTCTGCAAGAAGAAATTTTTGTTGCTGCCGCGCCTTGGATTAGCGGAACCGGCGATCCTGTCTCTTTGATGTATGAGGCCCTGGATGGGTTGGTTCGTGTCTGTTATGAACGAGGCCCATTGTTGAAAGCAATATTTGATTCGGCTACTGCCGACAAACGTTTTGAAAACGCCTGGGAAAAGTTTTTAGGTGGGTTCGATGATGCCGGTTGTGCTCGAATTAAAGCAGATCAGGAGCAGGGCCTGATTCCGGACTTTGACCCTTACAGTGTCATGTTTGCGCTCAATCGACTTGATGCTTATACGCTTATCAGTGCGTTTGGACAGCACCCAAGGAAAGAGCCCGAACCAATCCGTGAAGCACTGGCTCGAATTTGGGCTTCTTCGCTTTATGGTGCCGAATATATCGGGACCGGATCCTCGACTCTCAACCGAACATAA
- a CDS encoding DUF1254 domain-containing protein, translating into MKKVCIKVYLSIAVTFLITQFMCLPIGAQVSKEVLDSISTPDQVETSIGTLKFLDGAPYPETADKVYDYLDTMRGVDAFLKGMPGASLQALIHGNHELGATASHQVMIMDKLMDSTSLFLTGNTSTMYVLPTLNLKRDGATVLEAPPGMLGAFNDAWFRYMQDIGPAGPDKGKGGKYLVLPPDYEGEIPEGYFVVPSKTYNVWVFMRASIAKGLEPAAKNVEQNLLIYPLSKKENPPEMEFISGSFVSFNTIHANNYLFYEHLNEWIQEEHLDMLDPETRGLFASIGIEKGKPFKPDERMKNILTDAVKIANATARSIVWHPRTDGTMKGIRIYPDTDSAWLMGWVDKNVFFNGKDGKTMNSDARVMFHYPYTAVTPAMAVSKAGVGSDYGIAYVDSNKMPFDGSKTYKLNLPANPPAKAFWALTMYDNQTRSQLQTSQKFPTVGSQTKGLRQNEDGSYDIYFSPEPPKGFENNWLATVPGKGWFVALRMYGPLEPWIEKTWRPGEIELVK; encoded by the coding sequence ATGAAGAAAGTATGCATCAAAGTCTACTTGAGCATTGCAGTAACGTTTCTCATTACACAGTTTATGTGCTTACCGATTGGAGCACAGGTCAGCAAGGAAGTTCTGGATTCAATTTCGACTCCAGATCAGGTAGAGACGTCGATCGGCACTCTAAAGTTTCTTGATGGGGCGCCCTATCCCGAAACGGCTGACAAAGTTTATGACTACCTAGACACGATGCGCGGTGTGGATGCTTTTCTAAAAGGCATGCCCGGCGCATCCTTACAGGCACTGATTCATGGCAATCACGAGTTAGGTGCAACGGCGTCTCACCAGGTGATGATCATGGATAAACTGATGGATTCCACATCACTCTTTCTGACTGGAAACACGTCCACAATGTATGTCTTACCCACGCTTAACCTGAAACGCGATGGCGCAACTGTGCTCGAAGCGCCGCCGGGCATGCTGGGCGCCTTTAATGATGCATGGTTCCGTTACATGCAGGACATTGGTCCTGCCGGGCCCGACAAGGGCAAGGGCGGCAAATACCTGGTGCTTCCGCCCGATTATGAGGGCGAAATTCCCGAGGGTTATTTCGTTGTCCCATCCAAGACATACAACGTATGGGTTTTCATGCGTGCCTCTATAGCCAAGGGACTGGAGCCGGCGGCTAAGAATGTGGAACAGAACCTGCTGATTTACCCCCTGTCGAAAAAAGAAAATCCCCCCGAAATGGAGTTCATCAGCGGTTCATTTGTTTCGTTCAACACGATTCACGCGAATAACTACTTGTTTTATGAGCACCTCAACGAGTGGATCCAGGAAGAGCATCTCGACATGCTGGACCCGGAAACACGCGGCCTGTTTGCCTCGATCGGTATTGAAAAAGGTAAGCCTTTCAAGCCTGATGAACGCATGAAGAACATACTCACAGATGCAGTGAAGATCGCCAACGCCACCGCCCGTTCCATCGTGTGGCACCCTCGTACCGATGGAACCATGAAGGGTATAAGGATTTATCCTGATACGGACAGTGCCTGGCTGATGGGTTGGGTGGACAAGAATGTTTTTTTTAACGGCAAAGATGGCAAAACCATGAATTCTGACGCTCGCGTGATGTTCCATTACCCCTATACCGCTGTGACTCCGGCCATGGCGGTCAGCAAAGCCGGGGTAGGTTCGGACTACGGAATTGCTTACGTCGATTCAAACAAGATGCCTTTTGATGGCAGTAAAACGTACAAGCTGAATCTGCCCGCAAATCCTCCGGCCAAGGCGTTTTGGGCGCTGACGATGTATGACAACCAAACCCGCTCGCAACTTCAAACCAGCCAGAAGTTCCCAACCGTCGGCAGCCAGACCAAAGGTCTCAGGCAAAACGAGGACGGCTCGTACGATATCTACTTTTCGCCGGAGCCACCGAAAGGTTTTGAGAACAACTGGCTTGCAACCGTGCCGGGGAAAGGCTGGTTTGTCGCGTTGCGGATGTACGGACCGCTTGAGCCCTGGATTGAGAAAACCTGGCGCCCTGGTGAAATCGAATTGGTGAAATAG
- a CDS encoding DUF1214 domain-containing protein, whose translation MRAQSRLQRSLQAFLLGSCLSIFALTSAYAEDAPNVTADNYVRAESDFQMKGYIESFDNFGKFHHNRKPYDVDNQITIRGNRDTLYSFGVWDLRSPVTITMPETKGRYQSLMIVSQDHSIWGLYGPKTGTLTEEKVGTRYVLLTIRTFADPNDEEDMKEAYRLQEAVVVEQADLGEFEVPDWKKDEVEKMRETINVVASTVTDSGKLFGKKEDLDPVYWMLGAALGWGGLPAEAASYVNVVPEKNDGKTAYTLTAKDVPVDAFWSVTLYDDKGLMPVNEYNAYSFNNVTAKKDKDGSITIRFGGDPKADNFLPIVPGWNYIVRLYKPKKEILDGSWTFPEPKAVK comes from the coding sequence ATGAGAGCACAATCCAGATTACAGCGATCCCTCCAGGCATTCTTATTAGGGTCGTGCCTTTCAATTTTTGCCCTGACATCGGCGTATGCTGAGGATGCACCCAACGTCACCGCCGACAACTACGTCCGTGCCGAGTCGGACTTTCAGATGAAAGGCTACATCGAGAGCTTCGACAATTTCGGGAAGTTCCATCACAACCGGAAGCCCTATGATGTGGACAACCAGATTACCATTCGGGGCAACCGGGACACGCTCTACTCGTTCGGCGTATGGGATCTGAGGTCTCCGGTCACGATCACAATGCCGGAGACCAAGGGGCGCTACCAGTCCTTGATGATCGTGAGTCAGGATCATTCGATCTGGGGGCTCTACGGCCCCAAAACCGGCACCCTGACAGAAGAAAAGGTCGGAACGCGATATGTGCTCCTGACCATTCGAACCTTTGCGGATCCGAATGACGAGGAAGACATGAAGGAGGCGTATCGACTTCAGGAAGCCGTAGTCGTCGAGCAGGCGGATCTTGGAGAGTTCGAGGTGCCCGACTGGAAGAAGGACGAGGTGGAGAAGATGCGGGAGACGATCAACGTGGTCGCCTCCACCGTCACGGATTCCGGAAAGCTGTTCGGCAAGAAGGAAGATCTGGATCCGGTCTACTGGATGCTGGGTGCCGCCCTTGGTTGGGGCGGACTGCCGGCAGAAGCCGCCAGCTACGTGAACGTTGTCCCGGAGAAAAACGACGGGAAGACCGCCTACACCCTTACCGCGAAGGACGTGCCGGTGGACGCCTTCTGGTCCGTGACCCTCTACGACGACAAGGGATTGATGCCGGTCAACGAGTACAACGCCTACTCCTTCAACAATGTCACGGCCAAGAAGGACAAAGACGGCAGCATCACCATTCGCTTCGGCGGTGATCCCAAGGCGGACAACTTCCTGCCGATCGTGCCAGGCTGGAATTACATCGTCAGGTTATATAAGCCGAAGAAGGAAATCCTGGATGGAAGTTGGACATTCCCGGAGCCGAAAGCCGTTAAATAG
- a CDS encoding TIGR00341 family protein: MALRLAHIYLPKDSSGLLDDLTEKFNIIEHYELEEKNWNEVKLLLDAEMSEPVLDYMENRFGQQPGFRVIVTPVEAVIPRLEVEEKAETVEDSQKSENEAKRIHREELYEDINNVSSVGRTFILLVILSACVAAIGLLRANVAIIIGAMVIAPLLGPNMGIALAATLGDSALAKRSFKTVSVGIGVALIIAVALGWFAQVDVTNPEIAGRLQVSYADFVLALASGAAGALSFTSGVPGSLIGVMVAVALLPPLMVFGLLIGDGQFHQSYQAFLLLMTNVVCVNISGVAMFLFQGVRPNRWWEAKKAKKQTRIAIAVWFFLLAMLAILIQLDFR; this comes from the coding sequence ATGGCTTTGAGACTCGCCCACATTTACCTGCCCAAAGACAGTTCCGGACTTTTGGATGACCTGACAGAAAAGTTCAATATCATCGAGCATTACGAACTGGAAGAGAAAAACTGGAACGAGGTCAAACTTCTTCTCGATGCAGAGATGTCTGAACCGGTATTGGATTACATGGAAAATCGATTTGGTCAACAACCAGGTTTTCGGGTGATCGTTACGCCGGTGGAAGCCGTTATTCCCCGTCTGGAAGTGGAAGAGAAGGCTGAGACAGTCGAAGACAGCCAAAAGAGCGAGAATGAAGCAAAGAGAATCCACCGTGAAGAATTGTACGAGGATATCAACAATGTTTCTTCTGTTGGTCGCACATTTATACTGCTGGTGATTCTGTCCGCCTGTGTTGCGGCGATCGGCCTTTTGCGAGCCAACGTTGCCATTATCATCGGCGCTATGGTCATTGCGCCACTGTTGGGCCCGAATATGGGCATTGCGCTTGCCGCAACCCTCGGTGATTCGGCTTTGGCGAAACGATCCTTTAAGACAGTGTCTGTCGGGATTGGCGTTGCGTTGATCATCGCAGTTGCCTTGGGATGGTTTGCTCAGGTTGACGTAACAAATCCAGAAATAGCCGGCCGCTTACAGGTGAGTTACGCAGATTTTGTTCTCGCACTTGCATCGGGGGCTGCTGGTGCGCTCTCTTTTACCTCAGGAGTACCGGGAAGCCTCATCGGTGTCATGGTGGCCGTTGCCTTGCTGCCCCCCTTGATGGTCTTCGGACTGCTCATAGGAGACGGCCAGTTTCATCAAAGTTATCAAGCCTTCCTGTTGCTCATGACCAACGTGGTCTGCGTTAACATTTCTGGCGTGGCGATGTTTCTCTTTCAGGGAGTTCGGCCCAACAGGTGGTGGGAGGCAAAAAAAGCTAAAAAACAAACACGGATCGCTATTGCGGTCTGGTTTTTTTTATTGGCCATGCTCGCCATTTTGATTCAACTTGACTTTAGATAA